GCCTTTCAAAACAACCGTTTGCTGGTTCCTCAACAGGGGAAGCCTATGTTTTGCGTATCGGACGTCTGTTGTGCCCCAAGATACTTGTGTTGTTGTCACTCCCGCCCATTCTTTATCAGAAGGCGCAACAGGATCAGACAATTCCTGATAAGTCAGTAGAGGGAACTTCGGTTGTCCTGTCGGAACGCCACATTGAGTGACTCCTTGCTGGGCAAAAACAGCGCCCACGCTAAAGAGACAAGTCAGGGTAAAAATAGTAAGTCGTTTCATGGTTAGTTAATTAAATGATTAAAGGTTATTATTAGGGGGAAAATTATTGAATCACATAGGGTCTACATCATAATAGACAATCAAAGATTTATAGCGTTCATCTTCCAGCATCTCCCGTTGGATGCGCAACAGCAATTCCCGGGCACGTCCCATCGGAGCGTTCTGTTCAATCTTTACGACAATCTTTTTGATAAACAACGTTTGAATACGGGCAACAGGAGGTTTATCCGGCCCCAACACCCGATTGCCAAATACCGCTCGCAACTTATCCGCCATCACTACCGCCATCTGATCCAGCAACGCTTCATTATGATTTTTCAGATAAACATATACCAACCGGTAATAAGGAGGATAATGGAACATCTGCCGTTCCGCCAATTGACCGCCTACCATATCTTCATAATCATTCGCAATGACTTGATGGATGATAGGATGCTCGATGCTTTTGGTTTGCAGCACTACCCTACCCCGTTTGTTCTTACGACCGGCACGTCCCGCTACCTGCGCCATCAACTGGAAAGCACGTTCATAGGAACGGAAATCCGGATAATTCAGCATCGTATCGGCATTCAGTATACCTACAATACTGACATGATCGAAATCCAATCCTTTCGAAACCATCTGCGTACCAATCAATATATCCGTCTTTCCCTGTTCGAAATCCGCAATAATCTTTTCATAAGCCGAGCGGGTGCGGGTGGTATCCAAGTCCATTCGTGCCACTGCCGCTTCGGGAAAGAGGATTTTAATGTCATCTTCAATCTTTTCCGTACCAAAACCACGGTTCACCAGTTCCGTACCTTCGCAGGCAGGACAGGATTTCGGCAGTTGGTAAGTATAACCGCAATAGTGACAGGTCAGCTGATTAATTCCTTTATGATAGGTAAGGCTTACATCGCAATTCTTACACTTGGGCACCCAACCGCAGGTACGACACTCCACCATCGGAGCAAACCCGCGACGGTTCTGAAAGAGAATCACTTGCTCTTTCTGTTCCAAGGCCTCTTTCATGTATTGTATCAAGAGCGGTGAGAATTGTCCGACCATCCTCTTTTTGCGATGCAATTCCTTTATATCCACCGGAATAATCTCCGGCATTTGAATTACTTTATATCGTTCTTTCAGTTGCACAAAGCCATATTTTCCCTCTCCTGCATTCTGCCACGACTCGATAGAAGGAGTAGCCGTTCCCAACAGGGTTTTAGCTCCATACATGGCAGCCAGCACAATCGCAGCGTTACGGGCATGATAACGGGGGGCGGGATCTTGTTGCTTATATGTATTTTCGTGCTCTTCGTCCACAATCACCAATCCCAGGTTTCGGAAAGGAAGAAACACGGAAGAGCGAACACCCAGGATAATATCGTACCCGTTCTCTCCCAGTTGTTTCCGCCATATTTCAACCCGCTCGGCATCGGGGAATTTAGAATGGTAGATACCCAAACGAGCACCGAAGACACGTTGCAGACGCTCCGTAATTTGAGTAGTCAAAGCAATCTCCGGCAACAAATATAAGACTTGCTTTCCCTGACGAATCGTTTCTTCGATCAGATGAATATACACTTCCGTCTTCCCACTGGATGTTACCCCATGAAGCAGACAAACGTTTTTCTCCTGGAAAGACTGAACTATCTCATCATGTGCCCGTTGCTGAAACTCGTTCAAGCCGTTCAGCTCGACCACTTCTTTCTCCTGTTTATTCAATCGGCCGATTTCGTGATAGTAGATTTCAAAAATTTTCTTATCCACCAGCCCGTTCAGTACCGAAGGAGCTACATTAGCCCGTTGCAACAATTCTTTCTTGGAGACTTCTTTCGGAGTTCCGGCTCCTAAAATGCCTGAATACTCTACATATTTCATGAGCAACGCCAGTTGCTTTGGAGCACGAGACAGAATATCAAACAAGATATGGAGTTGCTTTTCATCTGCCGTACCTGCAAGCCGCACTCGTGCCTCTGTCTTTGGCTTATAAGTACGTTTCAATTCTTCCTTTACAAAAATAGCTTCTTTATCGAGCAGGGACTTGATGGCAGTAAGAATGTTTTTTATGCCACTGTCTTTCTCCAGTTTAGTGACGGACTGCTGCGAGTCTATGGCAAGTAAATCCAAAATACGTTGTTCGCGTTCCGGCAATGGAGCATCCGCTTCAAAGTCAGGATTATATTCAACAATCGTTTCACTCTCCAGCTTCAGACCGGAAGGAAGTGACGCTTTATAAACATCTCCTTGCGTACAGAGATAGTAATCGGCTATCCATTCCCAAAATTTGAATTGAGCAGGTAGTAAAATGGGAGAAGCATCCAGTAATGCAGATATATCTTTCACTTCGTACCCTGTTGGAGCACAATAATGAACGTTAAGGACGATAGCAGTATAAAATTTCTTCCGCCCAAAAGGAACTACCACACGGCAGCCTATCTTCACATCTTCCGCACATTCGTCCGGCAAAGAGTAAGTAAAACTCTTCGGAAGCGGAAGCGGTAATATGACATCTACATATTTTTTCATTGCAGGTACAAAAATACAATAAAAAAATGGGGAATGAAAAAGAAGAAAGAGAGAACACTCAAAAGAAAAACGCTTCTTAAGGCAGGATTGGTCAGAAACAGTTTCGAGACTGCAAGAAGGTAGCCTCCGAACAAAAAAAGAGTCCCCGTTAACCGGAAACTCTTTTTTATATACGATGTAAAGTGACAGACTATTTAAAAAATATAGGCAACAGATACTTGCCAAGTCTTAGTC
The Bacteroides luhongzhouii DNA segment above includes these coding regions:
- the priA gene encoding replication restart helicase PriA, with product MKKYVDVILPLPLPKSFTYSLPDECAEDVKIGCRVVVPFGRKKFYTAIVLNVHYCAPTGYEVKDISALLDASPILLPAQFKFWEWIADYYLCTQGDVYKASLPSGLKLESETIVEYNPDFEADAPLPEREQRILDLLAIDSQQSVTKLEKDSGIKNILTAIKSLLDKEAIFVKEELKRTYKPKTEARVRLAGTADEKQLHILFDILSRAPKQLALLMKYVEYSGILGAGTPKEVSKKELLQRANVAPSVLNGLVDKKIFEIYYHEIGRLNKQEKEVVELNGLNEFQQRAHDEIVQSFQEKNVCLLHGVTSSGKTEVYIHLIEETIRQGKQVLYLLPEIALTTQITERLQRVFGARLGIYHSKFPDAERVEIWRKQLGENGYDIILGVRSSVFLPFRNLGLVIVDEEHENTYKQQDPAPRYHARNAAIVLAAMYGAKTLLGTATPSIESWQNAGEGKYGFVQLKERYKVIQMPEIIPVDIKELHRKKRMVGQFSPLLIQYMKEALEQKEQVILFQNRRGFAPMVECRTCGWVPKCKNCDVSLTYHKGINQLTCHYCGYTYQLPKSCPACEGTELVNRGFGTEKIEDDIKILFPEAAVARMDLDTTRTRSAYEKIIADFEQGKTDILIGTQMVSKGLDFDHVSIVGILNADTMLNYPDFRSYERAFQLMAQVAGRAGRKNKRGRVVLQTKSIEHPIIHQVIANDYEDMVGGQLAERQMFHYPPYYRLVYVYLKNHNEALLDQMAVVMADKLRAVFGNRVLGPDKPPVARIQTLFIKKIVVKIEQNAPMGRARELLLRIQREMLEDERYKSLIVYYDVDPM